The following proteins are co-located in the Mesotoga sp. BH458_6_3_2_1 genome:
- a CDS encoding phospholipase, producing MKRVMVILTLLLTAFAFSWSGHDALTYIIVSQYEDDFDAFVEITPYTYSDVDTQQYNPAIEGFYDYLGEDYLPEEDLDLYSSIFPNPKPVDNLAPLWQILSVYSYEPDLGMDKGLELKGIETLLGDSQGLRHMEYRMLFFIRVGKVTDVVQYFSDLAEIAYSRGDHYWAYRFLGRALHYLEDVGQPFHTFPAPFFELLKLPFNMDKWLTVFANYHFAYDFYGGYLLWEEYEPLVEAIKEVSPKEIKDPKQAAVSLRRYSRNRLSSVYYELKRTMGDKLENPESAWPGKAYFDDLQDAGETAKLDALSVEILRETASYVKGYINYMLARFAEIDSES from the coding sequence ATGAAAAGAGTGATGGTGATTCTTACACTACTTTTGACCGCGTTTGCCTTTTCGTGGTCGGGGCATGACGCGCTTACTTATATTATTGTTTCTCAGTATGAGGATGATTTCGACGCGTTCGTGGAAATAACTCCTTATACTTACTCCGATGTAGATACTCAGCAGTACAATCCGGCCATAGAGGGTTTCTACGATTATCTCGGCGAAGACTATCTGCCGGAAGAAGATCTCGATCTGTACAGCTCGATCTTCCCAAACCCCAAACCGGTTGACAATTTGGCGCCCCTGTGGCAGATCCTTTCGGTCTATTCTTACGAGCCCGATCTTGGTATGGACAAGGGGCTTGAACTTAAAGGAATAGAGACACTTCTCGGAGATAGCCAGGGGCTGAGACACATGGAATACAGAATGCTTTTCTTCATTCGAGTTGGTAAGGTGACCGACGTGGTTCAGTATTTCAGCGATCTGGCCGAGATCGCTTATTCTAGAGGAGACCACTACTGGGCATACCGGTTTTTGGGAAGAGCACTTCACTATCTTGAAGACGTTGGTCAGCCATTTCATACATTCCCGGCTCCGTTTTTCGAGCTTCTGAAATTGCCGTTCAATATGGACAAGTGGCTGACTGTCTTTGCAAACTACCACTTCGCTTATGACTTCTACGGTGGATACCTGCTTTGGGAAGAATACGAACCACTTGTTGAGGCGATCAAAGAGGTTTCTCCCAAAGAAATTAAGGACCCGAAGCAAGCGGCCGTTAGTTTGCGAAGGTACTCCAGAAATAGGTTGAGTTCAGTCTATTACGAGCTTAAGCGTACAATGGGAGACAAACTGGAAAATCCCGAATCAGCCTGGCCTGGAAAAGCCTATTTCGACGATCTTCAAGACGCAGGCGAAACAGCGAAGCTCGATGCGCTTTCAGTAGAGATTTTGAGAGAAACTGCCTCTTATGTAAAGGGTTACATAAACTATATGCTTGCAAGATTTGCCGAGATAGATTCCGAATCCTAG